gaagaagataaaggTTTTGAGTTTGAAGCCTGGCACGGTTGTTAATCTGACCGAGCTGTTGCTGAATCTTGCTAATAATTTGATCTCGAGAGTTGCTTTTGGAAAGTCGTATGACGAAACAGACGGTACGAGCAGGCTTGGGCACTTGACAAGGGATGTACTGACACTTATGGGAGCATTCAGCGTGGGGGATTACTTCCCGGCGTTTGGTTGGGTCGATGGACTCACTGGGTTGACCGGAAGGATGGACAAGACACACACAGACCTCGATGCGTTCTTTGATCAAGTCATTGAGGATCATTTGAATAACAAATTAGGAAGTTCAAATCATGGTCATGAAACCATTATTGATACGTTGCTTCGTGTTCAGAAAGACAAGACCCTCAACATCACTCTCGTTCGAGACAATATCAAAGCTATTGTCCTGGTGAGTCTTCTGTTATTCtatatattaatatatggaggttttCCTGTATTCTTCTCTGCTATTCTACATATATATGTTTATTAAACTTGGATATTAAATTGTTCttcatgtatatatatgcaaCAGGACTTGTTCGTAGCTGGAACAGATACCGTCTCAGTTGTTGTCGAGTGGGCAATGGTTGAACTCGTCAAGAATCCGGAGATGATGAAGAAAGCACAAGAAGAGGTACGCCGAGTAGTTGGAGATAAATCAAGGGTTGACGAAGACGATATTCATCACATGGATTACGTAAAATGCGTTGTCAAAGAGATTCTTAGACTACATCCACCAGTCCCACTATTGGTTCCAAGAGAATCGAGTGAAGAAACTATTATTAATGGATTCCACATCCCAGCAAAAACAAGAGTGTTTGTTAATTCATGGGCGATCCAAAGAGATCCAAACTCATGGAAAGATCCCGAAGAATTCATTCCGGAGAGATTCGTTGACAATCCTGTTAATTATAATGGACAGCATTTTGAATACCTGCCATTTGGTGCTGGAAGAAGGGGTTGTCCTGGAATGCAGTTCGGTTTAATAGCTTCTGAATTACTTCTTGCGAATCTCTTGTTCTGGTTCGACTGGAAACTACCTTTAGATGGTTCGGGTAAACCAAATCTTGACATGGATGAATCTTTTGGGCTTACTGTCTACAAGAAAAATCCTACTTGTATCATTCCAAGCTTGCACTAAATAGCTCAAGCTGGTTGACACGATGGTCTCTTGGTTCGGTTCGCTATTATATTGCTTAGGAGTACTAATTGATTTAAATTTGATTTTATTGTGATTTTAAGTAATCCATCTGTTTTTCTATTTGGTTGTAAACGTTTGTGTGTGCAATAATGAAAAGCACGGTGTTCACTGTTTGTCAAGCTTAACTTGGGTcagataagattttttttttctttttgtttaatAATGTTGTTCAGGTGACATACAAATCAAAACTGGTGACTTCATTAGAGGCATGAAGTCAACTTCTTTCATTTTCTGGGTACTCTGTTTCAAATGAGTCACGGTTTAGCAACCTCTCAATTCGCAACTCGTTGAAAGTGTTTTTGGAGATAGGGGCTggttattttatttgttattttaggAGGAGGAGGCATGCTATATAAAAGTTATGAAATCTTTGATTGGAGATTTCGTACAAACccaaaatgggtcatttgtccaaaaaaatttaaaacatgattcaaatggacgactaaaaattagtatgggtgaaatggacaaagaaaaaatagcaaggatgaaactggattcatcgcagcttaaacttaaaaaatagcaaggatgaactggatgcatcctgatataaattaaaaataagaaaaaatatttgaaaatggataggatgaaactgattacatcctgactatttttatatttttgtccatttgaacttgtatctttttaatttttgcccatttaaacagtatcaaaatgtacaagtctttttcacccaagaattattgattttggtctttttaaccaattttgtgtcgtacaaaatcatacccaatttCAAAACTCATACAACCAAAATTCAGTTTCATTTTGCTTTTTTTTCtttcggaaaatggatcatttgtccaaaaaattttaaaacatggttcaaatggacgagtaaaaattagtatgggtgaaatggacacaaaaaaactaGCAAGGATGAAAGTAGGttcatcgcggcttaaacttaaaaaatagcaaggatgaaactggatgcatcctgatataaattaaaaataagaaaaaatatttgaaaatgggtaggatgaaactggttacattctggctatttttatatttttgtctatttgaacagtatcttttaaatttttgtgcatttaaacagtatcaaaatgtacaagtctttttcacccaggaattgttgattttggtctttttaaccaattttgtgtttttttttaatttgatttttctttctttccttttttgatTTCTTAACATAAACTTTGAGTTTTGAATGGTTTTGAAGTTGACAAATTTtagccggcatggtttttttcTTGTAATTCATGTATTAATAATCTGGGCAAATTGATCTTTTGACACCTTTTAAACACCCCTTAACATATTGTGTTGGATGTGTTTAAATTTAGTATACCCCGACTAAATTAGGCATACTCTAATCTCGCCAGGTTAAATTGATGGTGaggatttatttttacttttcattttgatACAATCAACACAGGAGTCGAAACCTTAATCTATAACTTGGGAGTTCGTCCCCGACCAACTGGTCTAAGCAACGGGGATTACTTTTGTATGACAGTTTGACATCGAGAAATATATGCGCCTTGGGACAAAGGATGGGGAGTTTAAGCAATTTTTTCTCTTCCGTACGTACTTGTTTTTAATAGGATCTGATAAATTCGATAACTGATTATGCAAGATTTAAGAGGATCACTCTTTTAGATAATTTATGTGATTTCCAACCAAGGGGATGTAATCCTTTGTGTATaaattatctttattttcttttgctcccttcTTTTTCTCGGGAGAACGGATTTATTAAtgaacaaatttattatttacatCCCTTTTTTATGTAAAGGGGTGTAAATAAACTAGTAAGAATAAATTTCTTTACCAAGGAAATCCGTGACACTGTTAGATTTCCTAGGGACCGTGGTACATTTCCACTGTTCTGCATTCTCGAGAAAATGCATGCGTCCCTGAATAGATCCATTTGTTATTCAACTGGTGGCTTCTTAGTTACTATGTGTAGCAGCCACAACATACGTATTATCATTCTCCAAGTTGACATGAGTACTAGATCCTTGATCCAAATGATTGCTTGCAGCGATCCTATATAGCTTCAGTTTGCTCAACATCCTCTACTGTAACTGGAATgaacttttgttagagcatagtttggttgaatccaccaagcattggtatgtcaagttttgttgtcatattttagtgaaccaaaactcatttaaagagtcgcttgattatatgctagagtcaacttcgtatatgttggcttgaaagtattaggatatgagacattacaagtattacgtgaagacttgaagaagtaaggagctacaaggacgacatcatccttccttttgaggttattaatatttgacttgaactgtttcattccctaacgtatctttcaagtcgtgcatattgaaaatataactgcgaagctatgaatggttgtactgtttcattccctaacgtatcgtatgaatgctaatgtgattatgtgtatgggtatgggtgaaaatTTCGtcataggaaataatgttttacattcgtttaaaggaggtAAGTTTCATAAacatgttttatgaatcgaaaaggaaatcgctaggcttattggtatttgttattcattgcaaatctttggattaccaatatgtgtgattagtataaccgctcatgacttgtttatgttcttggtaaaactattcacaaggcctgacttttgtattggtatgacttttattagtgaaactgatcttaagtaatcacctgaaatagggggataacaattaggattttggtctggtggtctacgacatgtgtgagaaatacccggcttatttctcaccgcagaagagattAAAGgcagtggaataatgagataaactcgacctagtttatctctattcctgaagagacgggaaaaTTGTTCCGCACAGCAcagaaagcaatccttatcttcaccgacttgagattagagaattcagctataaataggtcatatATTTTCCAAGCTACGATGATCTTTCTCATAATctctcagagcaataacttgttatTTGATCTCTCTCTTCAACTGCTTCCCGCTctaagaccagccctaaaccTCCATCCATGTGACTGAAACAACCTTTGAAtggccactgtgcgtggtttaagcgaagattgttcgtgctcaacctcccgaaactcactttcagaaaccttaGAATCCCACTTTTAACCTTTCTTA
This portion of the Papaver somniferum cultivar HN1 chromosome 11, ASM357369v1, whole genome shotgun sequence genome encodes:
- the LOC113323608 gene encoding cytochrome P450 71A1-like, whose translation is MAGNPLQLALQWIQAQQQGSLFLPITVSIIIYLFVFRWFIGGDKGKLPPSPPKLPIIGNFHQLGTLPHRTLRDLSSKYGPLMILNLGTAKTLVVSSPEMAKEITKTHDLVFANRPATKGAKKLLYNCTDVGFAPYGEYWREVRKVCVSELLSAKRVQSFEVVRIEEIGFLMKKIKVLSLKPGTVVNLTELLLNLANNLISRVAFGKSYDETDGTSRLGHLTRDVLTLMGAFSVGDYFPAFGWVDGLTGLTGRMDKTHTDLDAFFDQVIEDHLNNKLGSSNHGHETIIDTLLRVQKDKTLNITLVRDNIKAIVLDLFVAGTDTVSVVVEWAMVELVKNPEMMKKAQEEVRRVVGDKSRVDEDDIHHMDYVKCVVKEILRLHPPVPLLVPRESSEETIINGFHIPAKTRVFVNSWAIQRDPNSWKDPEEFIPERFVDNPVNYNGQHFEYLPFGAGRRGCPGMQFGLIASELLLANLLFWFDWKLPLDGSGKPNLDMDESFGLTVYKKNPTCIIPSLH